A portion of the Cellulophaga algicola DSM 14237 genome contains these proteins:
- a CDS encoding arsenate reductase family protein, with translation MEDMGVISTDKNKITLFYNSESSIGKQCYGYVQASDKEVLGVDISKTNITGTQWAELAEKLGIPVKELIDVKHADFVKLYGDKDIVMEDHDWMKILDKNPTLVQFPVLVFGENYYQLTSGADFKKYLEANSAGIDKK, from the coding sequence ATGGAAGATATGGGAGTCATTTCAACAGATAAAAATAAAATTACGCTGTTTTACAATTCAGAAAGCAGCATAGGAAAACAATGTTATGGCTATGTACAAGCTTCTGATAAAGAGGTACTGGGCGTAGATATTTCTAAAACGAATATTACAGGCACCCAATGGGCAGAACTTGCCGAAAAATTAGGTATTCCAGTTAAAGAGCTAATAGATGTAAAACATGCAGATTTTGTAAAGCTATATGGTGATAAAGACATCGTTATGGAAGATCATGATTGGATGAAAATATTAGATAAGAACCCAACATTAGTACAGTTTCCTGTTTTAGTATTTGGTGAAAATTATTATCAGCTTACTTCAGGGGCAGATTTTAAAAAGTACCTTGAAGCAAACAGTGCAGGAATTGATAAAAAATAA